A genomic window from Sporosarcina sp. Marseille-Q4063 includes:
- a CDS encoding ASCH domain-containing protein, whose product MNEAAQTYWNEYWEDGEKPISVSSGMFGDTPDLLAQLVISGMKTATCSGYVFYEMDNTPLPTTDDYFIILNHKEQPVAIIKTVEVTLIPMNEVTEEFAIAEGDGSYENWISIHKRYFTGELQKVGLEFSEDMLLVCERFTLIDVKAK is encoded by the coding sequence ATGAATGAAGCAGCACAAACATATTGGAATGAATATTGGGAGGATGGAGAGAAACCAATCTCAGTTAGTTCGGGTATGTTTGGCGATACACCGGATTTACTTGCCCAGCTAGTTATTTCTGGTATGAAGACAGCGACTTGTTCAGGTTATGTTTTCTACGAGATGGATAATACTCCATTGCCGACTACCGATGATTACTTTATTATTTTGAATCATAAAGAACAGCCAGTTGCTATTATTAAGACTGTTGAGGTAACGCTTATTCCAATGAATGAAGTGACAGAAGAATTTGCGATTGCTGAAGGGGATGGTTCTTATGAGAATTGGATATCGATTCATAAGAGGTATTTCACAGGTGAGTTACAAAAAGTTGGACTTGAATTTAGTGAGGACATGCTTCTTGTTTGCGAGCGATTTACGTTAATTGATGTAAAGGCCAAATAA
- a CDS encoding serine hydrolase, protein MQTKQKERVICSIEKSFKSFVLKDKKLKSAFLMVHSEKNDIHLNIAGGSMKKNQPAYMASVGKVFTSVLINLLYENDQLSFDDGITKYLDPILVNNLHVYKGKDYTDSIKIKHLLNHTSGLSDNFYLLLNKLLVDRHFKISPEEAIAWGKIHQDPHFPPGKGFKYSNTNYQLLGLIIEKVKGIPFHIAMKQYIFEPLGMMNSSVLHNSEPLDKDTQPLADFYFNENNITNHKGYADLAYAGGNVVSTGEDLLKFIKALVTYQLVKQETLEKMMDDKVRYGLGIEYGYGIMQFKTVPLLMPEIFNVWGHAGATGAYMFYHPKMDTYLIGTFNDFSYERKGVKFMLMKVINQLKKLNAEM, encoded by the coding sequence GTGCAAACGAAACAAAAAGAAAGAGTAATTTGTTCAATTGAAAAGTCATTCAAAAGTTTTGTATTGAAAGATAAGAAGTTGAAGAGTGCATTTTTAATGGTTCATTCAGAAAAGAATGATATCCATTTGAACATTGCTGGAGGGTCCATGAAAAAAAATCAGCCGGCATATATGGCGAGTGTTGGAAAAGTCTTTACGTCAGTTTTGATTAATTTGTTATATGAGAACGATCAATTGTCGTTCGATGACGGCATTACGAAATACTTAGATCCAATATTGGTCAATAATCTTCATGTTTATAAAGGTAAAGATTATACCGATAGCATTAAAATTAAGCATCTACTAAATCACACTTCTGGTTTGTCTGATAACTTCTACCTGTTACTAAACAAGCTTTTAGTTGATCGACACTTCAAGATAAGCCCCGAAGAAGCAATTGCTTGGGGAAAAATACATCAAGACCCACATTTCCCACCAGGTAAAGGATTCAAATATAGCAATACAAACTATCAGCTATTAGGATTAATTATTGAAAAAGTTAAAGGAATACCTTTTCATATAGCTATGAAACAATATATCTTTGAGCCTCTCGGGATGATGAATTCTTCTGTCCTCCACAATTCTGAGCCATTGGATAAAGACACCCAACCCTTGGCGGACTTTTATTTCAATGAAAACAACATCACTAACCACAAAGGATATGCTGACCTTGCCTACGCTGGAGGTAATGTAGTATCTACTGGTGAAGATTTATTGAAATTTATAAAAGCGTTAGTAACCTATCAATTGGTGAAACAGGAAACACTCGAGAAAATGATGGACGATAAAGTGAGATATGGTCTAGGAATTGAGTACGGATATGGCATTATGCAGTTTAAAACAGTTCCACTGCTTATGCCGGAAATTTTTAATGTGTGGGGTCATGCGGGTGCTACAGGCGCCTATATGTTTTATCACCCGAAAATGGACACCTATCTAATTGGCACGTTTAATGACTTTTCCTATGAGAGAAAAGGTGTCAAATTTATGTTAATGAAAGTTATAAACCAATTAAAGAAACTGAATGCAGAAATGTGA
- a CDS encoding cupin yields the protein MNEIKGKSITQYDSKMIMRKILMTDKSTHVGIMQLDKGGIVGYHDATVPQILLIIEGEGWVRSGTSRKVRVVAGDAVLWETGEGHETTSEMGLKAIVIESEGLEISSF from the coding sequence ATGAATGAAATAAAAGGTAAAAGCATCACGCAATATGACTCAAAGATGATTATGCGCAAAATTTTAATGACCGATAAGTCAACTCATGTTGGAATTATGCAATTAGATAAGGGGGGAATTGTTGGCTATCATGATGCTACAGTTCCGCAAATACTGCTAATTATTGAAGGCGAGGGATGGGTTCGAAGCGGTACAAGTCGAAAAGTGAGAGTCGTCGCTGGAGACGCGGTACTATGGGAGACAGGAGAGGGGCATGAAACAACTTCCGAGATGGGATTGAAAGCGATTGTCATTGAATCGGAGGGTTTGGAAATCAGTTCGTTTTAG
- a CDS encoding NIPSNAP family protein, producing the protein MLYRRKTYQIEPSLYETFTHFFHTYLLPNQLTNGAQLIGRWVNEERTEIMAMWKYADRAHYEAIDAAIRDSELHVEAQTYRKTLPPLFLSSNEEFFISTGDYEQ; encoded by the coding sequence ATGCTGTATCGTCGGAAAACTTATCAGATCGAACCATCCTTGTATGAAACATTTACACATTTCTTTCACACATATTTGCTCCCCAATCAATTGACGAATGGTGCTCAATTGATTGGGAGGTGGGTCAATGAAGAGCGAACAGAAATCATGGCTATGTGGAAGTATGCAGATAGAGCTCATTATGAAGCGATAGACGCTGCTATCAGGGATTCAGAATTGCATGTAGAAGCGCAAACCTATCGGAAAACACTGCCTCCTTTATTTTTATCGTCAAACGAGGAATTTTTTATTTCTACCGGTGATTACGAGCAATAG